In the Silene latifolia isolate original U9 population chromosome 1, ASM4854445v1, whole genome shotgun sequence genome, CTACAATAGGTAAAATTTGGAAGGAAACTTATCCAAACACCCATTCCCCAGTTGCCCTCTCCTTCCcttacctccctttctcttccctccttccctcTCCCCTCCCTTTTCCTCGACTttcgctatccaaacacaccctaattGATTAAGGATGTGTTTGGATTGAAAGATTTGGAGGTAGCATAATGGAGGTAGAGGGATTCATAGGGAAGGGAAATTAGCCATTTCCTGGTCCCAGCCGATCTATCCCCTCCAACAGACgaaagatttggaaggaaaatcACGTCCTCCGTTCCCCTCTCCTTTCTTTCTCtcattctccctcccctcccaTTCATCGTATTTTGATATCCAAAGAAGGCCTGACGTATATATTTGATTATAGAATTACATATTTAGAGAAGTTGATTTTGCTATGGAAAATATAAATTTGTCTCGTTTGGACTTGAAACGGTTTTTTGGAGAGTTGACATTCTTTTGATTGGTGTATTGTACAGAGTATTTGTAAATTGGATTGATGTGTAATTGTCATAAATCTTTGTTAAATTCATTTCTTGCTACAGGGCTGCAACTAAAGTGTATTTTTTTTCAAATAATTTTATGTCATCAACTCATTGTTGTTTATTCATCTTCTCGATGAGAATATAGTGCCGTCTCGTCACATTGGTCGTTTGCTATTTACTCCGTAGCTTTTACTTAGGGTGTTTGGATTGAggtatttggagggaaaagaaagggagggagagtaggggatttgaaattccttgtttggatagcaaatgagggtggagggaaatgcaGGGGGAGAGATATAaagggatccaatttccctcctccaagcctaatcaaaatctctccacaataggcaagatttggagggaaattgtatccaaacaaccacactccattcccccttccctccttccccctcccctccttttccctccacttttgctatccaaacacacccttatgGTAAAGAAATTTGTGAAAAATTAAAATGgtagatttttttatttttctggtACGAATATTTGGTGATAAATCTACATATCAGCTTATTATGTTTGAACATAAATGAGCTGAAGAAGGCACTGGTTAATCACGGCTTGCTATGGTCAAACTTGTTGTTGAGTCCTCAACATCGGGCTTATAGAATTGGGTGcatgagaccggctcacaagcaagtgaggttccatcctaaaaccaattggtgaTAGGAAGAGTAACCCACTTACTTATAAGCTAGTCCCTTCACTATTATTCTACCGATGTTGGTCAATCCCCCTCACAAACATATGGGAAGAGACCTCAACACTTGTCCACGAAGGTTTCCCCTAGTGTTTACTTATAGCGCTCGCCATACGCCATTTGTCATGTTCATGCCGACTTCATCTGATCAGAAGTACCTTTTTGTCTAATGCGCCTAGTTAAACTAGTTCTGGCGGTTTTCTGTATGTTATATTCCTGGCAGCTTGTGCACCTTGACTTGGAACAAGTAATGTCTTCTTAGCATTCCGTACGAATCTTCAAAGAGTTAAACCCTTGACCTATGGGATTTCACAACAATTGATGATGTATTATCAAGATGGTTACTTGCCTATagaagaaagggcaatatatatTGTTTATTAACAACTACGGAGTAGTTATTTTTGTGGGTGTTTTTTATTGTACTTTGACCTTTAGAAAAGTTTATTATTTGCAAGTGGTTctgtttaacaaaaaaaatggCTATTTGCTATATCCAGTGTTTCTTAAACTTTATTTTACTACAGGTTCTTCTTTTGGCTTGTATACTTGTTCTTAACCTTTGTGTTTGATCCTGTAATGAATGCTTCTGCATTCTTGCTTTCAAAGCACAAAGCAAGTTGTCTACAGAAGTAGTGAGAAATTGGTGATCAACACAAATGAGTCTAAACAATTTCCAATATTGATTTGAATTTCGATGATTGTTTTGAGAATCATCCAAGTTGATATCATTTATTTTTCTCTGTTGTTATCTGTTGACTACTAATCTGTGGTCATTTATCATTGCAAAAAAACTTCGCTGTTTGCTTCTGGATTGTGTGTAACATTATGGGAAATATCTTCAAAACACAGTTCTCATGCGGCGATGCCTTAGTCAATCGCTGCCTGGATTGCATTGGTGAAAAATGGGAGTATGTGAGTGAACTAGAGCAGAATCTTAAACGCTTGGAGACATCAGTTCATGAATTGGGAAGTTTAAAGAAAGATAAAATAACAAGCATTAGCATCGAAGAGAGGCAGGGAAAGAAGTGTTTGGATCAAGTACAACTGTGGCTTTCAAGGGTAGACGTCAAGATAGACAAAATTAAAAGGCTGTTGGAAAATCGCCAACGCGAAATAGCAAAACTGTGCATTGGAGGTTGTTGTTCAACAAATTATGTTTCTAGTTACAAGTTCGGGAAAAAGGtggtaagaagattgaaggaagTAGATGATCTAATAAAACAGGGAAAGGAGTTCAAGGAAGTTGCTACTATAGCACTTCCAGAAGCTTTGGTTGAGATTCCTTGTGAACCGACTCTGGGTTTGGAACTGAAATTAGACAGCATTTATAGCTACCTGTTGGATGAGGATGTTGGTATTGTGGGTTTGTTTGGTGAGAGTGGAGTAGGTAAAACTGCTCTCTTGATGCAGATCAACAACAAGATATGCAATGAAACCAGTTTCGATTTGGTGATTTGGGTCGCCATATCAAAGCAATTGAAGCTTGAGAACATACAGAGTCATATTGGAAAAAAGATCGGGTTTTCTGGGGACCTATGGATGAGCAAAAGCCTTTCTGAGAAAGCAGTAGACATTTTGAATGTGCTAAAGACAAAGAAGTTTGTGCTTTTATTGGATGGTATTTGTGAGTCAATTAGCCTCACAGAAATAGGGGTTCCTCTGAGAAACTCAAACATGTCTAAGGTAGTATTTACGACAAACATGGAGAAAATATGTAGCCAAATGCGTGCTCAAAAACTTGTTAAAGTTGAACCTCTGGGGCTTGAGGATTCTTGGAGACTATTCTCTGATATAACTGGCGAAGACACCTTTAATTCAAATCCTGAAATTTACGATCTTGCCAAAGAACTTGTTGCGGAATGTCGTGGTGTACCTTCTATCCTTGTCAAAATGGCTCACGACATGGCTGGCAAAATGACAGCTCTGGATTGGACAAATGCTGTTAAATCTTTGAAGAGGCCTATGTCCAATTCACAAGGTATGTGCAGTTTGGAGTTCTGTGCTTTCAGAATGCGTTTAGTTAAAACTGTTGGTAGTATTGTTTTTGGTGGGATTTCTGCATAAACTACTCAAACGACATGATAAAAATTACAGTATTTTTTCTGCCCTATTGATATTTGAAAAAACAGATAAAAAAAGCCCCTTTAGTAGCATTGTTTTTTTTGAGGGAGTTATTTTAAAATGTTGGAATAAAGAAAATGACGtgctaatttttttttatgttttctacaatgaagtagcaatcgttcCTCGATGCAATTTTCGACACAATTATCAATGTGGATCATACAAAAAGTCAAAAACAGGCTCTTTCTGTATCTCACAGGATTAAGGTTGTGTATATCCTACCCCTTTATCTCGCCATATGCAGGAACCTTTGAGAGATTGCCGGATTGGGGTTATTTTGGTTTTTATTGATATTGAAAATGTGGTTATGAATTCTTATAATACATCTTCAAATGTTCAAGACCACCCTCCACGGAAGTAGCAGAATGAGAGGGGAGGCGAAAGAATGTATTGTATGACACTAACtctaaattatactccctctgtctcggtcatttattgtccttttccatattagggtgtctcagtgagttgttgtcctttctattttaagaatgaatttgatgaacaatttgatcattcacactcaatttgttccacttggcATTTAGTAATTGGTCCATTCCTCTTtcattggtctttgtgccaaaaccaaaggacaacaattgactgggacggagggagtataagattgtgAACTGTGTACATCATGTGTGGTGCACCATCGATGTGCTGGTTGAGGAAGATATGAATGAGATAAATAAAGGGGACGAGTGAGAGAGGAGGACATGGATGGGAAACTGGAGAATTAGGGATGATATTCTGATAAAAAAATTGCTGTCAGAGATGAATATCAAATAATATAGGCTACTTCTAAATATCGAAGGAGTAATATTTTTGGTGTTTAGAATGAATAATCATTCTGTGTTTTTATTTATATTGTTTCTTCTGAGGTCATTTCTAAAATCTTTGTGCACAGAAGAAATAATAGAAAACATGATATCaattgaagaagaagaggaggaggaatgtACAACCACCCTAAGAGCTAAATTAACCGATACAGATGTTGTATTTGGGAGGCCAATCACTGACAAGACAGTAAGGGAAATGCCACAGTATGCCAGTAGAACACAGATAACAGTCAGAGATTTAGCATTTGCAGCATTCGATAGAGAAACGGAAGGTGGCAAGGATGTTGAAGCTCGTGAATATGTGAATTGGCTAAAGATGAAACATGGGAATGGAGTTGTCACAACATGTCTCTTGTACAATGCCACCGGGTCAACCATCCATTTTTCGGGGCACAAGGATTGGAATGGGCACCTCAGTGAAGAGTTACATCCTAAGACGGTTGAGAATGGGCAGTGGGGTGTGTTTGCTCACGTGCATGACGACATTATGGTTGGCCGTAGTGGTTCAAGAGGAGCTATCGTTTACACTGGCAAAAATGCTTATGACAATGATTCTGACTGGATGTTTGCTTGGGACAATACATCAAACGATAATCAAGTAAATGCCAAGGTAATGATGTGATTCACACCAACACTGCCTATGAGAGCGTGAGACCAACCAATTAACCCTATAATCGAACGAGCAATACGCAAGGATATGGGTTGGTCTCACACTCTCACAGAAGACTCCTTATCTCTTTTTCTTCTCTTCTATTTTATAGTGCACATCTGACATCTTGTGGATAAATTACACCACAAAAACTTATGCGAGACGTTTTTACAGGTGAGACTAACCGATTACCTAGATTCACTATCTTGCTATTCTCCTCTGTTTTATAGTGCTCATCTGTTGAATAACTTCAATGATGAGTGTGACTGTTGGATGTCTGGTGTTAGGTTTTTACAGAAGTCAGATGGAAAGATCACTTCTTCGTATATTGGTCCCATATCTTCCGCTTATTGTCAGTCTCCAGTGCGTATTGTGAAGACACTCATGAAGGATGTGTCTCAAGAATTACCTTAGAGAATACTAGTGGACCCTTTTTTATAGCAAAATTCTCCTTGGATTTGGATTATTGAATAACTGGCATGCTTGTCATTTCATTTCGCGCTGTCAAATCTCTATCATACGAGTTTTGTTTAGCGTGTTTTGTAACAATTGGATATGATTTCGAAATGGTTGATACAACTTAAATCACAGAACAGTTTTGAGTCATTTTTGTGTGCATTGACTTTGACGAGAAATACGTCTTACGCAGTTACGCCATTACAAATTTTTGAGTGAGAGCCGCCGGAAATAGGAGTTCAGGCCTTTAGCTATCCAACAACTATACCGTATTTAATTGGTTTGAGGAAAAATGAGAAATGCGCATTTGAAATTCCATCCATGCTCTGCAAATGCAAAGGGTGGTATTTTGGAACCTTTTTATTATTTGTGATGAATGTATCTACGTAAGATCTAAGAGCAATGTCGTTGTTTCACGTAGCGACTTTGCTCTATACCCAACAACAAACACATATTTGCGTCGGAAAATTTGGCGGAGTTACAGTCGTTTCATGTAACTTTTCATTCTTGAGATTTACAATGTCTACCTCTTTTTACTATGATAGGATTACTAGGAATGTATTGGTTGGCATAATAAAATCAAGGATTAATTAAcaggaataatccaaactatgggGTGCCTTCCTATATTAATCCACACTTTGATTTAACCTACTATAATCCTCACAATAACACTCTCTTTCCCATAACACTTTTAGTCATCGGGCTACCTGTtaaacaggtaacctttgttaaCCTCCACATTTGACTCTTCATTTTCTTATTTCGTCACAAATACTCATCATCAATCTTCTCTAACACACTCCccctttcttaacctaatttcaTGCGATCTTCGTCACCAATCTTTCAATCGTTGCAGTAGAACGTTGATTTCCCATCTACAACATAATCTGGATCTCAAAGATGACAACTGTAAGTATATTATCCCATGAAAACTTAATTAATTTGTTGTATTTTTGTATCTGCTTAATTTGATTACTGATAGAAATAATTTGTGTTTATTTAGctttaatttaattgatttagTTGTAGTTTCATATTATccaattaattgattgattgtttATGGTCATTGTTTATGGTCATTGATGGATTCATTTTTCATGTTAATTTAGGTTAAACAATGGGAATATGTTACTTTGAAGTTGTTTATGGTGGTACTTTTAAAAAAACTGAAAATGGTTTTGGGTATACTGGTAGGCAGTTTAGGACAGTGGGTGTTGACCCAGACGAGTTATGTTGGTTTACCCTTCTTGAGGAGGCTGAAAAGTGTGACGGGTTTAGGAGAAATATTGATGGTATATTTTACATGAAACCTGGGGTAGGGTTGCAAAAAGCTGAGGATGATAAGGATGCTGGAGTGATTTGTAAAGAGGCGGTAAGTAGTAGGATGGTTGAGTGTTACATTGTTTTTGACAAGGATGTTCCTCAGTTAATGAACCTAATAAATGATTCTGCTCCCTCTCACACTACAACAACTGTAGTCAAATGTCCCCAAAAGTTGACCCCTAAGAGGAAGAATACTGTAAAGGACAAAAAAGGACCACAATATTCAATTCCAACTTCTAAAACCCTAAAAGAATCTATAAAAAGATGCTCTCAAAAAGATAATGCCCTCTCTCACACCACACAAACTGAACTTCTTCCTAAAAAAATCTACTACACACACTCCTAAAAACACTCCTGAAGTTCCTGATCTAGctaatccaaccaaacaaaccaGCTGTTTAGATTATGGTGAAACCTCATATGATTGCAATGATCTTAGAATAGTAGATTTCTTTGATACTTATGAGGAAGAAGCAGATCAAGCTGGGATTAATGTCATTGAAGACTTTGAGTGGGATGACTTGAGTGAGAGTGATGACCCTGGATATGAGCCTGGTAATGAAGATGATGATTTCTGAGATGATGAAAGTAATGATGATAAGGATGAGGATGATCTTTGTAAGTGATGATGAGTTTAATGAATCGATGAGGTGAATGAATTTGGTGAGGTGACTACAATGGTGAGGTGAATGAATTCGATGAGTTCAATGAGGTTGTTGAGAATTTAATTGAGAATGAAGTGTTATCGGATGGGAACTCGGATGAGGAGGTGGTCCTAGCAAGGAAAAGGTTAAGAAGTGGAATGCTAATGCTTTGAGAATTGCAAAGCAACTTGATTAGAAGCATCATCTAAAGCTTTGGCGATCAAGAGAAGAATGTCACTGTTGATAATACAGTTGCTGAAAATGAAGGGAGAGTGAGTGATTATGACAACAGTGGAGATGAAATCCATACTCCTATGAAAGTGATGATGAACCTGTTCCAGGTAAGAGGAAAAATTCTTGTGTTCCTGTAGTTGATGAGAAATCTGATTTCAGTAAACTTAGATGGTCTGTTGGCATTAGATTTCCAAATAGGGAGGTTTTCAGGAAATGTGTTACAAGGTATGCTATAGCTCAGGGTAGAAATTTAACTTTTAATAAGAGTCATAAGGCAAGGGGTCAAAGGCTAGGAGTTAGGTGTGTCCCTGGTTGTCCATTCAAATTATATGGAAGTTGGGATAATGCAAGTGCTTGTATACTTGTGAAATCTGTTGATCCTCACCACACTTGTCATAAAAATATGGAAAGAAATAGGCAATTGAAGTCAAGTTGGTTAGCTAAGCAGTTTCTTGAAGTTTTCAAAGCTAGGCCTCATTGGCCAGCTTCTGAAATAATTGAGACAGTGAGGAGAGCTTATAAAATCATCATCAAAAAAGGGTTTGCATATAAGGTTAAGTACTTTGTTTATAAGATGTTACATGACTCTATGAAAGAGCACTACATCAAACTTGGGAGTTATATTCAGGCTCTCAGAGATGAAGAGCCAAACAGTGTGTTTATCTTGTCTACAATTCCAGAAAAAATTCCAGTATTTCATAGGTTTTTTGTATGCTTTGATGCATTGAAGCAAGGTTGGGTAAGGGGTTGTAGGAAGGTGTTGTGTGTGGATGCCTGCTTCCTGAAAACTTTCTTGGGAGGGCAATTGATAGTCGCACTTTGGAAGAGATGCAAATGAACAAATGTATCCTCTTGCCTGGGCTATAGTAGAAGGAGAAAACAATGATAGCTACGAGTGGTTCTTTCAACAATTGAAGAACACCCTAGGAGAGGCAAATAGTGAGGGTTGGACTATCATTTCAGATCAGCATAAGGTAAGACCATATCCTCTGACTATTGAACCATTCTGTATCATGTTCTCCAATGTTAATTTCTGATTTATTTAATATTGCTTATATGTTTCATGATGTGTAGAGCATAGTTACCATGGTTGCTCAGGAATTTCCAAAGGTTGAACATAGGATTTGTGCTAGGCACATATTTGCCAACTGGCACAAATCCTATAAAGGTGATGAAATGAAGCTATTGTTTTGGAGTTGTGCCAAAGCATACAATATGTCTGACTACAACTTGGCTTTGGATGAGTTGAGGGAGGTTGATCCTAAGGCGGCGAGATGCTTTTGTAGCTTGTAATCCATCTTTGTTCGTAGGGCTTTTGTGGATACCACAACCAAGTGTGATGTCATTGTTAGTAATATGGCTGAAACATTCAACGCTTACATCATAGAAGCTAGGTCTAAGCATTTGATCTATATGCTTGAAGACATAAGATCAGCCATGATGAAGAGATTGGCAGTTAAGAAAGCTGAAATGGAGAGGAAAGCCATCACTGTATGTCCAAGAGTTCAACAAAAACTAGAAGAGGAGAAAGAGAAAAATGCAGAGTATTATGTGTTACCATCATCGCCCATCTGTTTTCCAAGTGAAAATTGGCATAGATGAGGTAAGTGTGAACTTAGAGAAGAGAACTCGCACTTGTAAAAATGGGACTTGATTTGGGATCCCATGTAGTCATGTCTTTGCATGACTATTTTTGACATCCATGGTCAGCCAGAAGACTATGTGATTGACCTGTACAAAAAAGAGGCATACCTTAGAGCTTATAGTGAGCCCATTGTCCCTTGTCCAGGTCAAAAATATTGGCCAAAGGTTGACCTACCTTTAAATCCCCCTCCCATCAAAGTTGGCCCTGGCAGGCCaaggaagaagagaagaaggGATCCTCATGAGGATCCAAAAAAAAGTGGGAGGTTGACTAAGCATGGGATTGATATGACTTGTTCTGTTTGCAAGTCCAAATCACATAACAAAAGAAAATGCCCAGATAAGGACAAGGTATTGCCACCACCACCAAAAAGAGGTAGGAGTAGACCTAGGAGTCTTTGTGATCGCCATCGCTGTGCCAGTCGATGTTCGATGAACACTGCTT is a window encoding:
- the LOC141587201 gene encoding putative disease resistance protein At4g10780, coding for MGNIFKTQFSCGDALVNRCLDCIGEKWEYVSELEQNLKRLETSVHELGSLKKDKITSISIEERQGKKCLDQVQLWLSRVDVKIDKIKRLLENRQREIAKLCIGGCCSTNYVSSYKFGKKVVRRLKEVDDLIKQGKEFKEVATIALPEALVEIPCEPTLGLELKLDSIYSYLLDEDVGIVGLFGESGVGKTALLMQINNKICNETSFDLVIWVAISKQLKLENIQSHIGKKIGFSGDLWMSKSLSEKAVDILNVLKTKKFVLLLDGICESISLTEIGVPLRNSNMSKVVFTTNMEKICSQMRAQKLVKVEPLGLEDSWRLFSDITGEDTFNSNPEIYDLAKELVAECRGVPSILVKMAHDMAGKMTALDWTNAVKSLKRPMSNSQGMCSLEFCAFRMRLVKTVGSIVFGGISA